The following are encoded together in the Pseudanabaena sp. FACHB-2040 genome:
- a CDS encoding nucleotidyltransferase, giving the protein MPDSISRQAQLHPESREFYCEALSLLNRAGVPFMIGGAFAFERYTGIVRDTKDIDVFAHPDQIQQILDVFAEAGYQTEYAVSHWLAKARRGEYFVDFIFNSAHGQLPVSNLWFEHAIEEEVLDIPVLICAPEEMIWSKSFVMARDRYDGADIAHLILACGQTLDWSRLLRQFGPHWRVLFSHLVLFGFIYPGKRSHIPAWVMETLSQRLLQETGPADVADNFCQGPMLAPLQYLPDIEDWGYEDARLRPHGSLNADNVAEWTEHLHEEHA; this is encoded by the coding sequence ATGCCAGACTCCATTTCTCGCCAGGCTCAGCTGCACCCCGAATCGAGAGAGTTTTATTGTGAAGCTCTAAGCCTTTTGAATCGGGCTGGGGTACCTTTTATGATTGGCGGCGCGTTTGCTTTTGAGCGGTATACGGGCATTGTTCGCGACACCAAAGATATTGATGTCTTTGCCCACCCCGACCAGATACAGCAAATTTTAGATGTCTTTGCAGAAGCGGGCTATCAGACCGAGTATGCAGTCTCTCACTGGCTAGCCAAGGCCCGTCGGGGCGAGTATTTTGTAGACTTTATTTTTAACTCTGCCCACGGTCAGCTACCCGTTAGCAACCTCTGGTTTGAACATGCTATCGAGGAAGAGGTGCTAGACATTCCAGTGCTGATCTGCGCGCCAGAAGAAATGATCTGGTCAAAGTCCTTTGTCATGGCCCGCGATCGCTACGATGGGGCCGATATTGCCCACCTAATCTTGGCCTGCGGTCAGACGCTCGACTGGTCGCGGCTGCTGCGCCAGTTTGGCCCCCACTGGAGGGTGCTTTTTAGCCATTTGGTGCTGTTTGGCTTTATCTATCCGGGCAAGCGATCGCACATTCCCGCCTGGGTTATGGAAACACTGAGCCAGCGGCTGCTGCAAGAAACTGGCCCCGCCGATGTCGCCGATAACTTCTGCCAAGGGCCGATGTTAGCCCCCCTGCAGTACCTCCCCGACATTGAAGACTGGGGCTATGAAGATGCCAGGCTCCGTCCCCACGGCAGCTTAAACGCAGACAACGTAGCTGAGTGGACTGAGCACCTGCACGAGGAGCACGCTTAG
- the lepB gene encoding signal peptidase I, whose protein sequence is MSAPKQTKPINPWVEAVQTIGLSVVLAFGVRVHVAEPRYIPSGSMEPTLQINDRLIIEKLSYDFELPQRGDIVVFRPPETLNQKDAFIKRVIGLPGDLVEVKDGLVYVNDQPLEESYIAAPPEYLWGPVEVPEESYLVLGDNRNKSFDSHMWGFVPKDHILGRAVFRFWPPQRLGGIE, encoded by the coding sequence ATGAGCGCACCTAAACAAACTAAACCTATCAATCCTTGGGTTGAAGCAGTGCAGACCATTGGCCTGAGTGTGGTACTCGCCTTTGGCGTCCGTGTCCACGTGGCCGAACCTCGCTATATTCCCTCTGGTTCAATGGAGCCGACCCTACAAATCAACGATCGGCTAATTATCGAAAAGCTGAGCTACGACTTTGAACTGCCCCAGCGAGGCGATATTGTTGTCTTTCGTCCCCCGGAAACGCTCAATCAGAAAGATGCCTTTATCAAGCGGGTGATTGGGCTACCGGGCGATCTAGTGGAGGTCAAAGATGGTTTGGTCTACGTCAATGATCAGCCCCTAGAAGAGTCCTACATTGCGGCTCCGCCGGAATACCTATGGGGGCCAGTCGAGGTGCCAGAAGAGTCTTATCTGGTGCTGGGCGACAACCGCAATAAGAGCTTTGATAGCCATATGTGGGGCTTTGTACCCAAGGATCACATCCTGGGTCGAGCCGTCTTTCGCTTTTGGCCACCGCAGCGGCTGGGCGGAATAGAGTAG
- a CDS encoding histidine phosphatase family protein, with translation MAALAWALGSLLLGAGCGEAVDPSPPAAELPPVTDPTPPQSALSPVAPPPLAEPESAEPPPIQVSNLSEAGIWVRLQQAEASYVVLLRHAIAPGTGDPANFRLGDCTTQRNLSETGRQQAIRIGAAFRSRDIVVSRVLSSQWCRCLETADLLDLAPVEPFAPINSFFQDRAMEAAQTSRLRQFLAENADDPGVIVMVTHQVNITAISDIVPRSGESVVFQVGPGNQLELLGRLSEPSG, from the coding sequence GTGGCTGCCCTGGCTTGGGCGTTGGGCAGCCTGCTGCTGGGGGCAGGCTGCGGCGAGGCAGTAGACCCTTCTCCTCCTGCGGCTGAGCTGCCCCCGGTGACTGATCCCACGCCACCCCAATCAGCCCTGTCTCCTGTCGCCCCCCCTCCATTGGCTGAGCCTGAGTCAGCTGAACCACCCCCTATCCAGGTCTCAAACTTGAGTGAGGCGGGGATTTGGGTCAGGCTGCAGCAGGCAGAGGCGAGCTATGTTGTGCTGCTGCGCCATGCGATCGCACCCGGTACTGGCGACCCAGCCAACTTTCGGTTGGGAGACTGCACCACCCAGCGCAATCTGTCTGAGACGGGCCGCCAGCAGGCTATTCGTATTGGTGCCGCCTTTCGCAGTCGCGATATTGTCGTTAGCCGGGTGCTCTCTAGCCAGTGGTGCCGCTGTCTAGAGACGGCAGATTTGCTTGATCTGGCTCCGGTTGAACCCTTTGCGCCGATCAATTCTTTCTTTCAAGATCGGGCTATGGAGGCGGCACAAACCAGTCGGCTACGGCAGTTTTTGGCCGAGAATGCCGATGATCCTGGTGTGATTGTCATGGTCACGCATCAGGTCAACATCACGGCGATCAGCGACATTGTGCCGAGATCGGGGGAGAGTGTTGTATTTCAAGTTGGGCCAGGCAATCAGCTAGAGCTGTTGGGGCGGCTGTCGGAACCTAGTGGCTAA
- a CDS encoding DUF2808 domain-containing protein, whose translation MKTKLSLISGAVTASVLSYGLLSAVSGLPAAAGRLPSGRVVFDSSLELIDVSPLEANGEPERYQVVIQIPLTAAEPLEALVIKPRDSNAGLSFDLNTTEVFVGDTYGLGPEVPLASVGGTPLDLNQVLVVLENPAPPGTTLSIVLNPQKRPADGVYELGITAYPAGEDSVGQFLGYGQIQVGELE comes from the coding sequence ATGAAAACAAAACTAAGTCTCATTTCAGGGGCTGTTACTGCCAGCGTGTTGTCCTATGGCTTGCTCAGCGCTGTAAGCGGTTTACCGGCCGCTGCTGGCCGCCTGCCGAGCGGCAGAGTAGTGTTTGATAGTTCTCTGGAGCTGATTGATGTTTCTCCCCTAGAGGCCAACGGCGAGCCAGAGCGCTACCAAGTTGTCATTCAAATTCCCTTGACCGCAGCAGAGCCATTGGAAGCTCTGGTCATCAAGCCGCGCGATTCTAACGCAGGGCTTTCCTTTGACCTCAATACTACTGAGGTTTTTGTTGGAGACACCTATGGCTTGGGGCCAGAGGTTCCCTTAGCAAGCGTCGGTGGCACTCCTCTAGATCTCAATCAGGTTTTGGTGGTGCTAGAGAACCCAGCCCCTCCCGGCACTACGCTGTCTATTGTGCTCAATCCTCAGAAACGGCCTGCTGACGGAGTTTATGAGTTGGGCATTACCGCCTACCCCGCTGGCGAAGACAGTGTTGGCCAGTTTTTGGGCTACGGGCAAATCCAGGTCGGTGAACTTGAGTAA
- the ureC gene encoding urease subunit alpha, with protein MSYRMDRRAYAETYGPTVGDRIRLADTELIIEVEQDYTTYGDEVKFGGGKVIRDGMGQSPITRDDGAVDLVITNALILDWWGIVKADIGIKDGKITKIGKAGNPYIQDNVDIIIGPGTEALAGEGMIVTAGGIDSHIHFICPQQIETAIASGVTTMIGGGTGPATGTNATTCTPGAWNIWRMLQAAEAFPMNLGFLGKGNSARPEGLIEQVRAGAMGLKLHEDWGTTPATIDTCLTVADEFDVQIAIHTDTLNEAGFVEATIAAFKNRVIHTYHTEGAGGGHAPDIIKVCGEANVLPSSTNPTRPYTRNTLDEHLDMLMVCHHLSPSIPEDIAFAESRIRRETIAAEDILHDLGAFSMIASDSQAMGRVGEVIIRTWQTAHKMKVQRGALAEDSDRNDNFRAKRYVAKYTINPAITHGISEHVGSIEAGKLADLCLWRPAFFGVKPEVVLKGGVIAWAQMGDPNASIPTPQPVHMRPMFGSFGGAIAATSLTFVSQAALEAGIPEQIGLTKSAVAVANCRNLSKADMKLNDATPHVEVDPETYEVHADGELLTCEPADILPMAQRYFLF; from the coding sequence ATGAGCTATCGCATGGACCGCCGGGCTTACGCCGAGACTTATGGTCCGACCGTGGGCGATCGCATTCGCTTAGCCGACACTGAGCTAATTATCGAAGTTGAGCAAGACTACACCACCTACGGCGACGAGGTGAAATTTGGCGGCGGCAAGGTGATCCGCGACGGCATGGGCCAGTCTCCCATTACCCGCGACGACGGTGCGGTGGATCTGGTGATTACCAATGCCCTAATTCTGGATTGGTGGGGCATTGTCAAAGCCGATATTGGCATTAAAGACGGCAAGATTACCAAGATTGGCAAAGCGGGCAACCCCTATATCCAAGACAACGTAGACATCATCATTGGCCCCGGCACCGAAGCACTAGCTGGGGAGGGCATGATTGTCACAGCAGGCGGGATCGACTCACACATTCACTTTATTTGCCCGCAGCAAATTGAAACTGCGATCGCATCTGGCGTCACCACCATGATTGGCGGCGGCACTGGCCCAGCTACCGGCACCAACGCCACCACCTGCACCCCCGGAGCCTGGAATATCTGGCGCATGCTGCAGGCGGCTGAGGCTTTCCCCATGAACCTGGGCTTTTTGGGCAAAGGCAACAGCGCCCGCCCCGAAGGGCTGATCGAGCAGGTACGGGCCGGGGCAATGGGCCTCAAGCTGCACGAAGACTGGGGTACGACGCCCGCCACTATTGACACCTGCCTCACCGTCGCCGACGAGTTTGATGTGCAGATAGCCATTCACACCGACACTCTAAACGAAGCAGGCTTTGTAGAAGCCACCATTGCCGCCTTTAAGAACCGGGTGATTCACACCTACCACACCGAAGGCGCAGGCGGCGGCCACGCCCCCGATATCATCAAAGTCTGCGGCGAGGCCAATGTGCTGCCCTCTTCCACCAACCCCACTCGTCCCTACACCCGCAACACCCTAGACGAGCACCTAGACATGCTGATGGTCTGCCATCACCTCAGCCCCAGCATTCCCGAAGATATAGCCTTTGCCGAGTCTCGCATTCGCCGCGAAACCATTGCTGCCGAAGACATTCTGCACGATCTAGGAGCCTTCAGCATGATCGCTTCTGACTCTCAGGCTATGGGCCGGGTCGGTGAAGTAATCATCCGCACCTGGCAAACGGCTCACAAGATGAAGGTACAGCGGGGAGCCCTGGCTGAAGATAGCGATCGCAACGACAACTTCCGGGCCAAGCGCTACGTCGCCAAGTACACCATTAACCCCGCTATTACCCACGGCATTTCTGAACATGTAGGCTCTATCGAAGCGGGCAAGCTCGCCGACCTGTGCCTGTGGCGACCCGCTTTCTTCGGTGTTAAACCAGAGGTCGTATTAAAAGGCGGCGTGATCGCCTGGGCTCAAATGGGCGACCCTAACGCCAGCATTCCCACTCCCCAACCCGTTCACATGCGGCCCATGTTTGGCAGTTTTGGAGGTGCGATCGCAGCTACCTCCCTCACCTTCGTCTCTCAAGCTGCCCTAGAAGCAGGCATCCCCGAGCAAATAGGCTTAACCAAATCCGCCGTCGCCGTCGCCAACTGCCGCAACCTCAGCAAAGCTGACATGAAGCTCAACGATGCCACCCCCCACGTAGAAGTAGACCCCGAAACCTACGAAGTCCATGCCGACGGAGAATTGCTCACCTGCGAACCCGCCGACATCTTACCCATGGCCCAACGCTACTTCCTCTTTTGA
- a CDS encoding 3'-5' exonuclease → MASRSFPLPKRSHPLSGQSALLSSDLLTYYRSVSHSPLTVVDVETTGSVACKSRVIEISVLQGSLDEGIQHQETHLINVGVRVPQNITQITGITPSMLVKAPYPEEVWPELLPYLEQGVLTAHNVDFDYAFIQAEYRQLEMSYSRPAEKLFCTVLLSRLLLADLPSRSLPDLVQHFGFDVGRSHRAEADTQACWLLANYLLTLIREEPDEILLARFAQQWVRLKDAAKLLGLPKSQVRDTLNDRGAECRTSRRNSRFLYRRGDIENLYQELNSQQFSLEGTV, encoded by the coding sequence ATGGCCTCGCGCTCTTTTCCGCTGCCTAAGCGATCGCACCCCCTCTCGGGGCAATCTGCCCTGCTCTCATCGGATCTGCTGACTTACTATCGCAGTGTCAGCCATTCTCCTTTGACCGTGGTAGACGTAGAAACCACCGGCTCTGTCGCCTGCAAATCTCGCGTTATTGAAATTTCTGTGCTCCAGGGCAGCCTGGATGAGGGCATCCAGCACCAGGAAACCCACCTGATCAACGTTGGTGTGCGAGTTCCCCAAAACATTACCCAGATTACGGGCATTACCCCATCGATGCTGGTCAAAGCGCCCTATCCCGAAGAAGTCTGGCCAGAGCTGCTGCCCTACCTAGAGCAAGGCGTGCTCACCGCTCACAACGTGGATTTTGACTATGCTTTTATTCAGGCAGAGTACCGACAGCTAGAAATGTCGTACTCCCGCCCTGCCGAAAAGCTGTTTTGCACAGTGCTGCTGTCTCGACTGCTGCTGGCCGATTTGCCCTCACGCAGCCTGCCAGACCTGGTGCAGCACTTTGGCTTTGACGTGGGCCGCTCTCACAGAGCCGAAGCCGACACCCAGGCTTGCTGGCTGCTAGCTAACTACCTGCTCACCCTGATCCGTGAAGAGCCTGACGAGATTTTGCTGGCCCGCTTTGCCCAACAGTGGGTGCGCCTAAAAGATGCTGCCAAACTGCTGGGTCTGCCCAAGTCTCAGGTCAGAGATACGCTCAACGATCGCGGCGCAGAATGCCGCACTTCCCGGCGCAACAGCCGCTTTCTCTACCGTCGTGGTGATATCGAGAACTTGTATCAGGAACTCAATAGCCAGCAGTTCTCCCTGGAGGGCACAGTTTAG
- a CDS encoding helix-turn-helix transcriptional regulator produces MGRIRLKIREMAAERGWSLKEVAERSGLPYSTVTTYAQRESMTMTDFTAIRKLALTFDVMIDDMVEILEE; encoded by the coding sequence ATGGGGCGAATTAGACTGAAAATTCGGGAGATGGCGGCAGAGCGGGGCTGGAGCCTCAAAGAAGTCGCCGAGCGATCAGGACTTCCCTACAGCACCGTCACCACCTATGCCCAGCGAGAATCAATGACTATGACGGACTTCACCGCAATCCGAAAGCTTGCCTTGACCTTCGATGTGATGATCGACGATATGGTTGAAATTCTTGAAGAGTAA
- a CDS encoding aldo/keto reductase, producing the protein MQYRRFGRTELQIPVFSCGGMRYQHSWKDIPQWQIPKKNQENLEATIRRSLEVGINHIETARGYGTSEVQLGKILPTLPREQLIVQTKVSPTADPKEFRQTLEQSLKNLRLDYVDLLGIHGVNTAELLEETLRPGGCLEIAKEFQKQGRIGHIGFSTHAPTWVIVKAIESNQFDYVNLHWYYILQDNWPAIEAATRHDMGVFIISPSDKGGHLYNPSQKLIDLCAPLSPIVFNNLFCLSHPQIHTLSIGAARPSDFDEHLKTLPLLDNAAEILPPILQQLERAALEALGSDWLRTWKVGLPTPEETPGNINIPIILWLHNLLKAFEMEEFARARYNLLGSGGHWFPGKQAESLDRLDLSLCLQRSPHASKIPALLTETHWQLAGQAVKRLSNA; encoded by the coding sequence ATGCAATACCGCCGCTTTGGTCGCACTGAGCTACAGATACCCGTTTTTTCCTGTGGAGGCATGCGCTACCAGCACTCCTGGAAAGACATTCCCCAGTGGCAGATCCCAAAGAAGAATCAGGAGAACCTAGAGGCGACTATTCGCCGCTCTCTAGAGGTGGGCATCAACCATATCGAGACGGCCCGAGGCTATGGCACTTCTGAGGTGCAGCTGGGGAAAATTTTGCCAACGCTGCCCAGAGAGCAGCTGATTGTGCAGACTAAAGTTTCGCCCACTGCTGACCCCAAAGAGTTTCGCCAGACCTTAGAGCAGTCCCTAAAGAATCTGCGGCTCGACTACGTGGATCTGCTGGGCATTCACGGGGTCAACACGGCAGAGCTGTTGGAGGAAACCCTGCGCCCCGGCGGCTGTCTGGAAATAGCCAAAGAATTTCAAAAGCAGGGCCGAATTGGGCACATTGGTTTTTCTACCCACGCGCCTACCTGGGTGATCGTCAAGGCCATTGAGTCGAACCAGTTCGACTACGTCAATCTGCACTGGTACTACATTCTGCAAGACAACTGGCCCGCTATTGAAGCCGCTACTCGGCACGATATGGGCGTATTTATAATCAGTCCGTCTGACAAAGGGGGGCACCTCTACAACCCTTCTCAGAAGCTGATAGACCTGTGCGCGCCGCTCAGCCCCATTGTTTTCAACAATTTGTTTTGCCTGAGCCATCCTCAGATCCACACTCTCAGCATTGGTGCGGCTCGTCCTAGTGACTTTGACGAGCACCTAAAAACCCTGCCCCTGCTGGACAATGCTGCAGAAATTTTGCCGCCCATCCTGCAGCAGCTAGAGCGGGCCGCCTTAGAAGCCCTAGGCAGTGACTGGCTCCGTACCTGGAAGGTGGGGCTGCCCACCCCCGAAGAGACCCCCGGCAATATCAATATCCCGATTATTCTCTGGCTGCACAATTTGCTGAAAGCTTTTGAGATGGAGGAGTTTGCCAGGGCTCGCTACAATCTGTTGGGCAGTGGGGGCCACTGGTTTCCTGGCAAGCAGGCAGAGAGCCTAGACAGACTAGATTTGAGCCTTTGCTTGCAGCGTAGTCCCCACGCCAGCAAGATTCCGGCTCTGTTAACAGAGACGCATTGGCAGTTAGCGGGGCAGGCGGTCAAGCGCTTGTCTAACGCTTGA
- the rpiA gene encoding ribose-5-phosphate isomerase RpiA, translated as MSELDPVKLMKQEVGRAAAARVQSNTVIGLGTGSTTAFAIQFIGERLKSGELSNIKGIPTSFQASVLAKQHGIPLTTLDEADEIALAIDGADEVDSQFNLIKGGGAAHTREKIVDGLAKEFIVVVDSSKLVDKLGSTFPLPVEVLPMAVTPVTKALEALGGKPELRMGIKKDGPVITDQGNMVLDVTFSGIDNPAELERTINNIPGVLENGLFVGVATEVLVGEVKDGQASVRNL; from the coding sequence ATGAGCGAACTAGATCCGGTCAAGCTGATGAAGCAGGAAGTGGGCCGTGCGGCGGCTGCCCGTGTGCAGTCCAATACGGTTATTGGGTTGGGCACCGGTTCGACTACGGCTTTTGCCATTCAGTTTATCGGAGAGCGGCTAAAGTCAGGCGAACTAAGCAATATCAAGGGCATTCCCACCTCTTTTCAAGCCTCTGTGTTGGCTAAGCAGCACGGTATTCCCCTGACGACGCTAGACGAGGCAGATGAGATTGCGCTAGCGATTGACGGGGCTGATGAGGTCGATTCTCAGTTCAACCTGATCAAGGGTGGCGGCGCGGCCCACACCCGTGAAAAAATCGTAGACGGGCTGGCTAAAGAGTTCATTGTGGTAGTGGATAGCTCCAAGCTGGTTGACAAACTGGGCAGCACATTTCCGCTGCCGGTGGAAGTGCTGCCGATGGCCGTTACCCCCGTCACCAAAGCACTGGAAGCTTTGGGCGGAAAACCGGAACTGCGGATGGGCATCAAGAAGGATGGCCCTGTTATCACCGACCAGGGCAATATGGTGCTGGATGTGACTTTTTCCGGCATTGATAACCCGGCGGAGCTGGAAAGGACCATCAACAACATCCCTGGCGTACTGGAAAATGGCCTCTTTGTAGGCGTTGCCACGGAAGTACTGGTCGGCGAAGTTAAAGACGGGCAGGCTAGCGTTCGCAATCTGTGA
- a CDS encoding alpha/beta fold hydrolase has translation MPQTSDITIPRLGHQRVWYWRGWRIRYSFLLPEDRAAQGKTPLLLLHGFGANLNQWRDNLYPLSQHRPVYALDFLGFGASEKAAAPYGTGLWSAQVFEFWQTFIGRPVILMGHSLGALVALTSAIAYPNMVERVVMLTLPAARQELVSGWVDTLSRQVESIFSTPLLMRPLFWFVRRPKFLKKVLQSIYLDPARVDDELISHFALPPTERGSARTLCYLVRSRTAADFSPSTQDLVTALAVPALLIWGERDRVVSPAWAEKLSPLNPLLTYRAIADAGHCVFDEQPEAVNRLVLEWATGA, from the coding sequence ATGCCGCAAACTTCAGACATCACGATTCCCCGATTGGGCCATCAGCGGGTTTGGTACTGGCGGGGCTGGCGCATTCGCTACAGCTTCTTGCTGCCCGAAGACCGGGCCGCTCAGGGCAAAACGCCGCTGCTGCTGCTGCACGGATTTGGCGCTAACCTCAACCAGTGGCGCGACAATCTCTATCCTCTCAGCCAGCACCGTCCGGTTTACGCACTTGATTTCTTAGGCTTTGGCGCTTCGGAAAAGGCGGCTGCACCCTACGGTACGGGGCTCTGGTCGGCTCAGGTGTTTGAGTTTTGGCAGACTTTCATTGGCAGGCCCGTGATTTTAATGGGGCATTCCCTGGGGGCGCTGGTGGCGTTGACGAGTGCGATCGCATATCCCAACATGGTTGAGCGTGTGGTTATGCTTACCCTGCCTGCTGCCCGTCAGGAGCTAGTTTCTGGCTGGGTCGATACGCTGTCGCGCCAGGTTGAGAGCATCTTTTCCACGCCGCTGTTGATGCGGCCGCTGTTTTGGTTTGTGCGCCGCCCCAAATTTCTCAAGAAGGTGCTCCAGTCGATCTACTTAGACCCGGCCCGCGTCGATGACGAGCTGATCTCCCACTTTGCCCTACCCCCCACAGAACGAGGGTCGGCGCGGACGCTGTGCTACTTAGTGCGATCGCGCACCGCTGCTGATTTTAGTCCCAGCACCCAAGATCTAGTCACAGCCCTGGCAGTCCCAGCCCTGCTGATCTGGGGTGAAAGAGACCGAGTGGTGTCTCCTGCCTGGGCCGAGAAGCTGTCCCCGCTCAACCCTCTGTTGACTTATAGAGCCATTGCCGATGCGGGGCACTGCGTCTTTGATGAGCAGCCCGAAGCGGTCAATCGACTGGTGTTGGAGTGGGCTACAGGGGCCTAA
- a CDS encoding serine/threonine-protein kinase, which yields MYDSPANLADFRDERAAQAEIRSYCRTGQLFRERYRILRVLGRGGFGVTFLAQDASLPGSPLCVIKQLCPKTRNEMSLARARVRFVREARILAKLGGHSQIPQLLDYFTAKEDFYLVQEFVQGETLAQEVRRSGRQSENQVKHFLREILPVLKFIHRHRIIHRDIKPPNIIRCQEDNRLVLIDFGAVRELLSEGEEGSFQSPVTQFVGTPGFAPPEQQTLRPIYASDIYALGMTCLYLLTAKVPFEFDVDTRTCEVRWEHTVTLSPHFAKVLRKMVQPALDQRYQTVEELERALALEPYLDVLSDCMNTQTPVADSPYGETPIVPLDGYLTPTQREAAAIRRWRMRRTACKQPRQRTGQNNSTATLF from the coding sequence ATGTACGATTCGCCCGCCAACCTTGCAGACTTTCGGGATGAACGAGCAGCCCAAGCAGAAATCCGCTCGTACTGCCGCACGGGGCAGCTCTTTCGCGAGCGCTACCGGATCCTGCGGGTACTAGGACGAGGCGGCTTTGGCGTCACCTTCTTGGCCCAAGATGCTTCTCTGCCGGGCAGCCCTCTGTGCGTGATCAAGCAGCTTTGCCCCAAGACTCGCAACGAAATGTCTTTGGCTCGGGCTAGGGTGCGGTTTGTCCGAGAAGCCCGAATTTTAGCCAAATTGGGGGGGCACTCCCAAATCCCTCAGCTGCTAGACTACTTCACTGCTAAAGAAGACTTTTATCTAGTTCAAGAATTTGTGCAGGGCGAAACGCTGGCCCAGGAGGTGCGCCGCTCTGGTCGGCAAAGCGAAAACCAGGTTAAGCATTTCTTGCGGGAAATTTTGCCGGTGCTCAAATTTATTCACCGACACCGGATTATCCACCGAGATATCAAGCCCCCCAACATCATTCGCTGTCAAGAAGACAACCGCCTGGTGCTGATTGACTTTGGGGCGGTGCGAGAGCTGCTTTCGGAGGGTGAAGAGGGCTCTTTCCAGTCTCCAGTAACTCAGTTCGTGGGCACCCCTGGCTTCGCGCCGCCGGAGCAGCAGACCCTACGACCCATCTACGCTAGCGATATCTATGCGCTGGGCATGACCTGTCTGTATCTGCTGACGGCCAAGGTGCCCTTTGAGTTTGATGTTGATACTCGCACCTGCGAAGTGCGCTGGGAGCACACAGTGACTCTTAGCCCCCACTTTGCTAAGGTGTTGCGGAAGATGGTGCAGCCCGCCCTTGACCAGCGCTATCAGACAGTAGAGGAACTGGAGCGAGCGCTGGCCCTAGAGCCCTACCTGGATGTGCTGTCGGACTGTATGAACACCCAGACCCCGGTGGCTGACTCTCCCTATGGGGAAACCCCGATTGTGCCCCTAGACGGCTATCTCACCCCTACTCAGCGCGAGGCAGCGGCAATTCGGCGGTGGCGCATGCGGCGGACCGCCTGCAAGCAGCCCCGGCAGCGAACGGGCCAGAATAACAGTACAGCCACTTTGTTTTAG
- a CDS encoding HAMP domain-containing sensor histidine kinase has product MSKLSLRSRLFLSHLVVMGVGIVTLAGVGRFYSPRIFVVTLERIETYSFSVRQVKTQLIRGFELAWTRGMIWSVLLGGSAAGGLSYWVSRRIIRPLDQMEEVTRQFASGQFSERVPDSDIPEIQRLALSFNRMAADLEDVEQRRRELVGDLTHELRTPLTIVKGYLEGLADETVAPSADLYQRLAHEMSRLQRLVNDLQELSRLEAGYLPVQLQPVHLGPLLENLVQRFSDQLTEDDPLKFELICPAALPAVKADPERVEQILVNLLGNAFRYTEQGTITVSAYSEPGKMWVAVRDTGVGIAAEDLPYVFERFWRADRSRDRTSGGTGVGLTICRRLVEIQGGQIEVESQPGQGSEFRFWLPPV; this is encoded by the coding sequence ATGTCCAAGCTCAGCCTGCGTAGCCGCCTTTTCTTGTCTCACTTGGTCGTAATGGGGGTTGGCATAGTGACCCTGGCGGGCGTTGGCCGTTTCTACTCTCCCCGCATCTTTGTGGTAACGCTAGAGCGGATTGAAACCTACAGCTTCAGCGTGCGCCAGGTCAAAACCCAGCTGATTAGAGGCTTTGAGCTGGCCTGGACGCGCGGCATGATCTGGTCGGTGCTGCTGGGGGGCAGCGCGGCCGGAGGGCTGAGCTACTGGGTTTCGCGGCGGATTATTCGGCCTTTAGATCAAATGGAAGAGGTCACCCGCCAGTTTGCCTCCGGGCAGTTTTCAGAAAGGGTGCCCGATTCAGATATTCCAGAGATTCAGCGACTGGCTTTGAGCTTTAACCGCATGGCTGCTGACTTGGAGGATGTAGAGCAGCGCCGCCGAGAACTGGTGGGCGATCTCACTCACGAACTGCGAACGCCCCTGACCATTGTTAAGGGCTATCTGGAAGGGCTGGCCGACGAGACGGTAGCCCCCTCTGCCGATCTCTATCAGCGGCTAGCCCACGAAATGAGCCGTTTGCAGCGCTTAGTCAACGACCTGCAGGAGCTTTCCAGGCTAGAGGCAGGGTATCTGCCGGTGCAGCTTCAGCCGGTGCATTTAGGACCGCTGCTGGAGAACCTAGTACAGCGCTTTTCTGACCAGCTGACGGAGGATGATCCGCTTAAATTTGAGCTTATCTGCCCGGCTGCGCTCCCAGCTGTCAAGGCAGACCCTGAACGGGTTGAACAAATTTTGGTAAATTTGCTGGGAAATGCTTTTCGCTATACCGAACAGGGCACTATAACAGTGTCAGCCTATAGTGAGCCTGGCAAAATGTGGGTGGCTGTTAGAGACACTGGGGTTGGTATCGCAGCAGAGGATCTACCCTATGTCTTTGAGCGGTTTTGGCGGGCCGATCGATCGCGCGATCGCACCTCCGGCGGTACGGGCGTCGGCCTGACCATCTGTCGCCGCTTAGTCGAGATCCAGGGGGGGCAGATCGAGGTCGAGAGCCAACCAGGACAGGGCAGCGAGTTTCGCTTTTGGCTGCCGCCTGTATAG